TGGGCCGGCCACACGGGCGCGGTCGTCGCGCTCGATCCGCGCACCGGCGAGGTCCTGGTGCTCGCGAGCCGCCCCGCGTTCGACCCGAACGGCTTTGCGACCGGGATCGATCCAGAGGTCTGGAAGAGCCTGAAGGACGACCCGTACAAGCCGTTCATGAACCGCGCGCTGCAGGGGCAGTACCCGCCCGGCTCCACCTACAAGGTCGTCACCGCGATCGCGGGGCTGGAGGAGAAGCTCGTCGACGAGCACACGCAGGTGCACTGCGGCGGCTCGTTCCGGCTGGGGCGGCGCACCTACCGCTGCTGGAAGAAGGAAGGCCACGGAACCGTCGACCTGAACCGCGCGATCGTGCAGTCCTGCGACGTCTACTTCTACAAGCTCGGGCTCGAGCTCGGCGTGAACCGGCTCGCGTACTACGCGCGCTCGCTCGGGCTGGGCGCGCGCACCGGGATCGAGCTCGGCGGGGAGATGCCGGGGCTCGTGCCGACGAAGGAGTGGCGGCAGCTCCGCGACGGAACTCCCTGGGTCGAGGGCGACACCGTCTCGGTGTCGATCGGTCAGGGCGCGAATCTGTGGACGCCGCTGCAGCTCGCGGCCGCGTACGCCGCGATCGCCAACGGCGGAATCCGCTACCGGCCGCGGCTCGTGCAGCGGATCGAGGAGCCCGACGGCACGCTCGTGAAGAGCTTCGGACCCGAGGTCGCAGGCGAGGTTCCGGTCTCGGCCGAGACGTTCGCTCTGATCCGGAAGGGCCTCGCCGACGTCGTCGGCGGGCCGCACGGAACCGGCGCGGTGATGCGCAACCTGCCCGGCGGGGTGCTCGCGGCCGGCAAGACCGGCACCGCGCAGGTCGTCGCAATGGCCGCCGGTGAGCGCGTCGATTCCAAGGATCTGCAGCGCCAGCACCGCGACCACGCTTGGTTCGTGACCTACGCGCCAGCCGAAGACCCGCGCATCGTCGTGGCCGTGCTCGCCGAGCACGGCGGCCACGGCGGCAGCGCGGCCGCGCCGATCGCGCGCGACGTGGTGGTCCGATTCCTGGAGCAGGAGGCGGGGATGTATGCAGGGAATTGATCGCCGGCTGATCCAGAACTTCGAGTGGCCGCTTTTCACGATGGCGCTTCTCGTGGCGGGAATCGGGATCGTGAACCTGGTCTCGGCCTCGCCCGACCAGACCGCCTCGGGTCTGCCCGGCACCGCTCTGCGTCAGCTCGCCTGGCTCGGAATCGGCGTCGTGCTGATGCTCGCGACGCTGGTGCCGGACTACCGCACGCTGGAGCGCTTCGCGTTTCCGTTCTACGTGCTCGTCGTGGCCCTGCTGGTCGGCGTGTTCTTCGGCGGCCGTGTCGTGAACGGCTCGCGGCGCTGGCTCGATCTGGGGCCGCTGAACCTGCAGCCGTCGGAGCTCGCGAAGCTGGCGATGATCCTGGTCTTCGCGCGCATCCTGGCGCGGCGCAGCAGCGCCTCGCCGGTCGGGCTCCGCGACCTGATCGTGCCGGCCGTCCTGATCGCGATCCCGGCCGCGCTGATCGTGAAGCAGCCCGACCTGGGCACGACGCTGGTCGTCTGCATCGTCTCGGCGAGCTTCCTGGTGCTGACACGCGTGCGCGTGTTCTCGTTCGTGCTCCTCGCCGCGATCGGCGTCGTCGGCGCGACGGTCGGCTGGTTCTACTTCCTGCACGACTACCAGAAGGAGCGGGTCTTCACGTTCCTCGACCCCGAGCGCGACCCGCTTGGCACGGCGTACCACGCCATCCAGAGCCAGATCGCGGTCGGCTCCGGGGGCCTGTTCGGCAAGGGCTTCGGCCTGGGCTCGCAGAGCCAGCTCGACTTCCTGCCCGAGCAGCAGACCGATTTCGTCTTCTCGGTGCTCGGCGAGGAGTGGGGCTTCGTCGGCAGCGCAGTCGTGCTCGCGCTCTACCTGGGCATCCTGATCCGCGGGCTGATGATCGCCCACTCGTCGAAGGACTCGTTCGGCTCCTACCTGGCGGTGGGCATCGTGGCGCTGTTCTTCTGGGCGGGGCTGATCAACGTGGGCATGGTGATCGGCGTGGTTCCGGTCGTCGGAGTGCCGCTGCCGATGCTCTCCTACGGCGGGTCCGCGCTGCTCACCTGCATGATCGCGATCGGGCTGCTGATGAACGTATCGATGCGCCGCTACGTGTTCTGACGGCTAGAATCGAGGCGTGCCGAGAGCCAGGCCCGCGAACATCGGAGCGTTCTTCGACGTCGACAAGACGATCCTCGCCGAGAACTCCGGCACCGCCTATCTGAAGGTCCTGTACGAGCGCGGCGAGATCGACTGGAAGACCGTGGTCGCGGGTCTGGGCTCGTACCTGCGCTACAAGCTGAACCTGCTCGACATCGAGCGCTGGACCGAGCGGAACAGCTCGGCGTTCGCGGGCCGCAGCGAGTCCGCGACCTCGCGCGAGGCCGCGGAGCTGTTTCAGACCGCCCTCCTGCCGTCGATCTACCCCGAGGCCGAGGAGCGCGTGCGCTGGCACCTGGGGCAGGGCCACCTGGTGGCGCTGGTCTCCGGCTCGACGAAGTTCGTGCTCGATCCGCTCGCGGAGCACCTGGGCGTGAAGCACCTGCTCTGCACGCAGCTCGAGGCGAGCGAAGGCGTGTTCACGGGGCGGGTGGTGCGGCCGATCTGCTTCGGCGAGGGGAAGAT
This portion of the Deltaproteobacteria bacterium genome encodes:
- a CDS encoding HAD family hydrolase: MPRARPANIGAFFDVDKTILAENSGTAYLKVLYERGEIDWKTVVAGLGSYLRYKLNLLDIERWTERNSSAFAGRSESATSREAAELFQTALLPSIYPEAEERVRWHLGQGHLVALVSGSTKFVLDPLAEHLGVKHLLCTQLEASEGVFTGRVVRPICFGEGKIYWIQQLIERELLDLARCWFYTDSITDLPLLDLVGHPVIVNPDPLLYRKALQRHWPVRFFQRPSR
- the rodA gene encoding rod shape-determining protein RodA — its product is MQGIDRRLIQNFEWPLFTMALLVAGIGIVNLVSASPDQTASGLPGTALRQLAWLGIGVVLMLATLVPDYRTLERFAFPFYVLVVALLVGVFFGGRVVNGSRRWLDLGPLNLQPSELAKLAMILVFARILARRSSASPVGLRDLIVPAVLIAIPAALIVKQPDLGTTLVVCIVSASFLVLTRVRVFSFVLLAAIGVVGATVGWFYFLHDYQKERVFTFLDPERDPLGTAYHAIQSQIAVGSGGLFGKGFGLGSQSQLDFLPEQQTDFVFSVLGEEWGFVGSAVVLALYLGILIRGLMIAHSSKDSFGSYLAVGIVALFFWAGLINVGMVIGVVPVVGVPLPMLSYGGSALLTCMIAIGLLMNVSMRRYVF
- the mrdA gene encoding penicillin-binding protein 2; translated protein: WAGHTGAVVALDPRTGEVLVLASRPAFDPNGFATGIDPEVWKSLKDDPYKPFMNRALQGQYPPGSTYKVVTAIAGLEEKLVDEHTQVHCGGSFRLGRRTYRCWKKEGHGTVDLNRAIVQSCDVYFYKLGLELGVNRLAYYARSLGLGARTGIELGGEMPGLVPTKEWRQLRDGTPWVEGDTVSVSIGQGANLWTPLQLAAAYAAIANGGIRYRPRLVQRIEEPDGTLVKSFGPEVAGEVPVSAETFALIRKGLADVVGGPHGTGAVMRNLPGGVLAAGKTGTAQVVAMAAGERVDSKDLQRQHRDHAWFVTYAPAEDPRIVVAVLAEHGGHGGSAAAPIARDVVVRFLEQEAGMYAGN